One genomic segment of Thalassospiraceae bacterium LMO-SO8 includes these proteins:
- the thiL gene encoding thiamine-phosphate kinase → MNDNDKLDRLGEFDLIAAYFRPLTEGRPEALDLKDDAGLLTPPKGCQLVVTTDALVAGQHFLADADPECLAVKALGVNLSDLAAMGATPAAYTLALAAPKPVVPGWLQTFASGLGDMQAAHGIFLLGGDTVTTSGPLTLSITALGWVTAGQALRRSGARAGDDLYLSGTIGDAALGLLVARDGRTLAGAAGDAFLRDRYDRPRPRTALGPRLVQIATSCIDVSDGLAADVGHIAKTSGLGAEIGVQDLPLSDAARTALAADPSLLETLVTGGDDYELAFTAAPSSAATVATAARESGVPVTRIGTMTAEPDVRLLGPGGAVLDLGPGGYRHF, encoded by the coding sequence ATGAACGACAACGACAAACTGGACCGATTGGGCGAATTCGATCTGATCGCCGCCTATTTCCGGCCCCTGACCGAGGGCCGGCCGGAAGCCCTTGATCTCAAGGACGACGCCGGGTTGCTGACGCCGCCCAAGGGCTGCCAGCTCGTCGTCACCACCGACGCCCTGGTCGCGGGCCAGCATTTCCTGGCCGACGCCGACCCTGAATGCCTGGCGGTCAAGGCCTTGGGCGTCAATCTGTCCGATCTGGCCGCCATGGGCGCCACGCCCGCCGCCTATACCTTGGCCCTGGCCGCCCCCAAGCCGGTCGTTCCCGGCTGGCTGCAGACCTTCGCATCCGGTCTTGGGGACATGCAGGCCGCGCACGGCATCTTTCTTTTGGGCGGGGACACGGTGACCACGAGCGGACCGCTCACCCTCTCGATCACGGCGCTCGGCTGGGTGACCGCGGGCCAGGCCCTCCGCCGGTCGGGGGCGCGGGCCGGCGACGATCTGTACCTGTCCGGAACGATCGGCGACGCCGCCCTCGGCCTTCTGGTGGCCCGCGACGGGCGGACGCTCGCCGGCGCCGCCGGCGACGCGTTTCTGCGCGACCGTTACGACCGGCCGCGGCCGCGCACGGCGCTCGGACCGCGCCTGGTGCAAATCGCCACGAGCTGCATCGACGTTTCCGACGGCCTTGCCGCCGACGTCGGCCATATTGCCAAGACGTCGGGCCTGGGGGCCGAGATCGGGGTTCAGGATCTGCCGCTGTCCGATGCGGCGCGGACGGCGCTCGCGGCCGACCCCAGCCTGCTGGAAACGCTGGTGACCGGCGGCGACGATTACGAGCTTGCGTTCACGGCCGCCCCGTCATCGGCGGCCACCGTCGCCACGGCCGCCCGCGAATCGGGCGTCCCCGTGACCCGTATCGGAACCATGACGGCGGAACCGGACGTCCGTCTGCTCGGCCCCGGCGGGGCGGTGCTGGACCTGGGCCCCGGCGGTTACCGGCATTTTTGA
- the nusB gene encoding transcription antitermination factor NusB, producing MSATRSAPLSSARLAAVQALYEMDLAGAGADPVLEAIMAERWSSSALDADGADDGENGFTPPDLDLLKELVAGVSNDLEGVDRYLKMALNHPHTVDSLEALLRAVLRAAAFEMAKRPQVPAVVVIKEYVDVADAFFDGREPALVNGFLDHLGRQLRPAEFT from the coding sequence ATGAGCGCGACCCGATCCGCCCCCCTGAGTTCGGCTCGTCTGGCCGCCGTGCAGGCGCTGTATGAAATGGACCTGGCCGGCGCCGGCGCCGATCCGGTGCTGGAAGCCATCATGGCCGAACGCTGGTCGTCCTCGGCCCTCGACGCCGACGGCGCCGACGACGGCGAGAACGGCTTCACGCCGCCCGACCTGGACCTGTTGAAGGAACTGGTCGCGGGTGTCAGCAACGATCTCGAAGGCGTCGACCGCTATCTGAAGATGGCGCTCAACCATCCGCATACGGTGGACTCCCTGGAAGCGCTTTTGCGCGCGGTGTTGCGCGCGGCGGCCTTCGAAATGGCCAAACGCCCGCAGGTTCCGGCCGTGGTCGTCATCAAGGAATACGTGGACGTCGCCGACGCCTTTTTCGACGGGCGCGAACCGGCCCTGGTCAACGGCTTTCTCGATCATCTGGGCCGCCAGCTCCGCCCGGCGGAGTTCACTTAA
- the ribH gene encoding 6,7-dimethyl-8-ribityllumazine synthase: protein MSAAQAHKGAVLIVESRYYPDIADGLIAGALPLLAEAGLHHERLEVPGVFEIPAAIRHAAFGGSYAGFLAFGCVIRGETSHYDHICTEASRAIMDLTTRDGLALGFGVLTCENGDQARVRADPKGKNKGAEAARACLAMIGVKQRFGGG from the coding sequence GTGAGCGCCGCCCAGGCCCACAAGGGCGCAGTCCTGATCGTCGAATCCCGCTACTACCCGGACATCGCCGACGGCCTGATCGCCGGCGCCTTGCCGCTGTTGGCCGAGGCCGGCCTGCATCACGAACGCCTGGAAGTCCCGGGCGTATTCGAAATTCCCGCCGCCATCCGCCATGCGGCGTTCGGCGGCAGCTATGCCGGGTTCCTGGCCTTCGGCTGCGTGATCCGCGGCGAAACCAGCCACTACGACCATATCTGCACCGAAGCCAGCCGGGCGATCATGGACCTGACGACGCGGGACGGACTGGCCCTCGGTTTCGGGGTGCTGACCTGCGAGAACGGCGACCAGGCCCGCGTGCGCGCCGATCCCAAGGGCAAGAACAAGGGCGCCGAGGCGGCCCGCGCCTGCCTTGCCATGATCGGCGTCAAACAGCGTTTCGGCGGAGGTTGA
- the ribB gene encoding 3,4-dihydroxy-2-butanone-4-phosphate synthase yields the protein MKLQDVNAYDSILSPIEDIIEDARNGRMFILVDDEERENEGDLVIPAQMATPDAINFMARFGRGLICLALTRERVEKLDLPHMSRTNSSRHQTAFTVSIEAREGVTTGISASDRARTVSVAIDPARGAADIATPGHIFPLEARDGGTLVRAGHTEAAVDVARLAGLSPAGVICEIMNDDGTMARMPDLVDFAQHHGLKIATIADLIAYRRKNDRLVKRILETPFESRHGGSFTMAIYQNTVAYAEHIALVKGDIAKGGPVPVRMHALNVLEDVLGDNSRGADGLLQRSMEIIGEMGRGVIVLIREPMPTSLSDRVKAKLGEGEKPSGQLRDYGVGAQILTDLGITEMTLLTNSTKTVVGLDGHGLTIVGRQPIDRGAE from the coding sequence TTGAAATTACAAGACGTTAACGCCTACGACAGCATCCTGTCGCCGATCGAGGACATCATTGAGGACGCGCGCAACGGGCGCATGTTCATCCTGGTCGACGACGAAGAACGCGAGAACGAGGGCGATCTGGTCATTCCGGCCCAGATGGCGACCCCGGACGCCATCAACTTCATGGCGCGCTTCGGGCGCGGGCTGATCTGCCTGGCGCTGACCCGCGAGCGGGTCGAAAAGCTGGACCTGCCGCATATGAGCCGCACCAATTCGTCGCGCCATCAGACGGCCTTCACCGTGTCGATCGAGGCCCGCGAGGGCGTCACCACGGGTATTTCCGCCTCGGACCGGGCGCGCACGGTCTCCGTCGCCATCGACCCGGCGCGGGGGGCGGCCGACATCGCCACGCCGGGACACATATTCCCGCTGGAAGCCCGCGACGGCGGCACCCTGGTGCGCGCCGGCCATACGGAGGCGGCCGTCGATGTGGCGCGCCTGGCGGGCCTCAGCCCGGCCGGCGTGATCTGCGAGATCATGAACGACGACGGCACCATGGCGCGGATGCCCGATCTGGTCGACTTCGCCCAGCATCACGGGCTGAAGATCGCGACCATCGCCGACCTGATCGCCTACCGGCGCAAGAACGACCGGCTGGTCAAACGCATTTTGGAAACGCCGTTCGAAAGCCGCCACGGCGGCAGCTTCACCATGGCGATCTATCAGAACACCGTGGCCTATGCGGAACACATCGCCCTGGTGAAGGGCGACATCGCCAAAGGCGGGCCGGTGCCCGTGCGCATGCACGCGCTGAACGTGCTGGAAGACGTGCTGGGCGACAATTCGCGGGGGGCCGACGGCCTGTTGCAGCGGTCCATGGAAATCATCGGCGAGATGGGCCGGGGCGTCATCGTGCTGATCCGCGAACCCATGCCGACCAGCCTGTCCGACCGGGTCAAGGCCAAGCTGGGCGAGGGCGAAAAGCCGTCCGGCCAGCTTCGCGATTACGGCGTGGGCGCACAGATCCTGACCGACCTCGGCATTACGGAGATGACCCTTTTGACCAATTCGACCAAGACCGTGGTCGGCCTGGACGGCCATGGGTTGACCATCGTCGGCCGCCAGCCCATCGACCGAGGTGCCGAGTGA
- a CDS encoding riboflavin synthase — MFTGIITDVGRVRAIEHADDGRLEIETAFDTGDIAIGASVACSGCCLTVVEKGSGWLAFEASGETRRLTTLGAWREGTAVNLERALKAGDELGGHIVSGHVDGMAELVTREVEGESLKLTFRAPDALAPFIAAKGSVTLDGVSLTVNTVAARDFTVNIIPHTQEQTTLGGLTVGGAVNLEIDMLARYVARLMQMNGEAP; from the coding sequence ATGTTTACAGGCATCATCACCGACGTCGGCCGGGTCCGCGCCATCGAGCATGCGGATGACGGCCGCCTGGAAATCGAAACCGCCTTCGATACCGGCGATATCGCCATCGGCGCGTCGGTCGCTTGTTCCGGCTGCTGTCTGACCGTCGTGGAAAAAGGGTCGGGCTGGCTCGCCTTCGAGGCCTCGGGCGAAACCCGGCGGCTGACGACGCTCGGTGCCTGGCGCGAAGGCACCGCCGTCAATCTGGAACGCGCGCTCAAGGCCGGGGACGAACTGGGCGGGCATATCGTTTCGGGGCATGTCGACGGCATGGCCGAATTGGTGACGCGGGAGGTGGAAGGGGAGTCCCTGAAACTGACCTTCCGCGCGCCCGATGCCCTGGCACCCTTCATCGCCGCCAAGGGCTCGGTCACCCTGGACGGCGTGTCGCTGACCGTGAACACGGTTGCGGCCCGGGATTTCACGGTCAATATCATCCCCCATACCCAGGAACAGACGACCCTCGGCGGCCTGACTGTCGGCGGCGCCGTGAACCTGGAAATCGATATGCTGGCGCGCTATGTTGCGCGGCTCATGCAGATGAATGGTGAAGCCCCTTGA
- the ribD gene encoding bifunctional diaminohydroxyphosphoribosylaminopyrimidine deaminase/5-amino-6-(5-phosphoribosylamino)uracil reductase RibD produces the protein MAKTTNTFTNHDRRFMAMALGLARRGLGNAWPNPAVGCVLVRPDLEGGRDGGGRVVGRGWTQPGGRPHAETEALARAGDLARGATAYVTLEPCCHTGKTGPCTEALIKAGVGRVVVAVGDPDPRVAGQGIAALEAAGIAVAQGLDETRAREVNAGYFTRAQSGRPLVLLKAASSLDGRIAAVGGDSKWVTSDAARARGHLMRAQSDAILVGIGTVLADDPELTCRLPGMEASSPARVVLDTHLKTPPNGKLAASAKDVPLWIVTVPDYSPEAAKELEKTGAQVVRVAAGDDGRPDPVAVLSALARAGITRLLIEGGGTVAATFLKAGLVDRLAWFHAPVVVGSDGVPAVAPLSVATMSDALRFERLSMELVGDDILEILAVRPRPA, from the coding sequence GTGGCGAAGACGACTAACACATTCACCAATCACGACCGCCGGTTCATGGCCATGGCGCTCGGGCTCGCCCGGCGCGGGCTGGGTAATGCCTGGCCCAATCCGGCCGTCGGCTGCGTCCTGGTCCGCCCAGACCTTGAGGGTGGCCGGGACGGCGGCGGGCGCGTGGTCGGGCGCGGCTGGACCCAGCCCGGCGGACGGCCCCATGCCGAAACGGAAGCCCTGGCGCGGGCAGGAGACCTTGCCCGGGGCGCCACGGCCTATGTAACGCTGGAGCCCTGCTGCCACACCGGCAAGACCGGGCCCTGCACGGAGGCCCTCATCAAGGCCGGCGTCGGCCGCGTGGTCGTCGCCGTGGGCGACCCGGACCCCCGCGTGGCGGGGCAGGGCATCGCCGCCCTGGAGGCGGCCGGCATAGCGGTCGCCCAGGGCCTGGACGAAACCCGCGCCCGGGAAGTCAACGCCGGCTATTTCACGCGCGCCCAATCGGGCCGCCCGCTGGTCCTGCTGAAGGCCGCGTCCAGCCTGGACGGCCGCATCGCCGCCGTCGGCGGGGACAGCAAATGGGTGACCTCCGACGCCGCCCGAGCGCGCGGCCATCTGATGCGCGCGCAATCCGACGCCATCCTGGTCGGCATCGGCACGGTGTTGGCCGACGATCCGGAACTGACCTGCCGCCTGCCGGGAATGGAAGCCAGCTCGCCCGCGCGGGTGGTGCTCGACACGCACCTGAAGACCCCGCCAAATGGCAAGCTGGCGGCCTCGGCCAAGGATGTGCCTCTGTGGATCGTTACGGTTCCGGATTATTCGCCCGAAGCCGCGAAAGAGCTGGAGAAAACGGGAGCCCAGGTAGTCCGCGTCGCCGCCGGCGACGACGGCAGGCCGGACCCGGTGGCGGTTCTGTCCGCTCTCGCCCGGGCCGGAATCACGCGGCTGCTGATCGAGGGCGGCGGCACCGTCGCGGCCACGTTCCTGAAGGCCGGGCTGGTCGATCGCCTGGCCTGGTTCCATGCCCCCGTGGTGGTCGGCAGCGACGGCGTGCCGGCGGTCGCCCCGCTGTCGGTCGCGACCATGAGCGACGCGCTGCGCTTCGAGCGCCTGTCCATGGAACTGGTCGGCGACGACATCCTGGAAATACTGGCGGTTCGGCCCCGTCCGGCGTAA
- the nrdR gene encoding transcriptional regulator NrdR, translated as MRCPFCGHDDSQVKDSRPTDDGSAVRRRRFCPACGARWTTFERVQLRELVVVKKDGEKTPFDRDKLSRSLHIALRKRPVDEDRIERIVNSIQRRLETLGENEIPSKVVGEMVMENLANLDQVAYVRFASVYRNFREAKDFEAFVENLSGEDD; from the coding sequence ATGCGGTGCCCATTCTGCGGACATGACGATTCTCAGGTAAAGGATTCCCGGCCGACGGACGACGGCTCGGCGGTCCGCCGCCGACGTTTCTGCCCGGCCTGCGGCGCGCGCTGGACGACCTTCGAGCGGGTCCAACTGCGCGAACTGGTGGTCGTCAAGAAGGACGGGGAGAAGACTCCCTTCGACCGCGACAAGCTGTCGCGCTCCCTGCACATCGCGCTGCGCAAACGCCCGGTCGACGAGGACCGGATAGAGCGCATCGTCAATTCCATCCAGCGCCGCCTGGAAACCCTGGGGGAGAACGAAATCCCCTCCAAGGTGGTCGGTGAAATGGTCATGGAAAACCTGGCCAACCTGGATCAGGTCGCCTACGTGCGCTTCGCCTCCGTCTATCGAAACTTCCGCGAGGCCAAGGATTTCGAGGCCTTCGTCGAGAACTTAAGTGGCGAAGACGACTAA
- the glyA gene encoding serine hydroxymethyltransferase yields MPDADTPKYADPSLNRFFEAPLSETDPELYAAERAELKRQQDKIELIASENIVSRAVMEAQGGVMTNKYAEGYPGRRYYGGCEFVDVAETLAIERAKKLFGCGFANVQPHSGAQANGAVMLALVKPGETIMGMSLAAGGHLTHGAPPAMSGKWFDAVQYGVRKQDARVDFDEVEELAMEHKPKVIIAGGSAYPRTLDFPKFREICDKVGALLMVDMAHFAGLVAAGVHPSPFPHADIATTTTHKTLRGPRGGMILTNDEAIAKKINSAVFPGLQGGPLMHVIAAKAVAFGEALRPEFKDYSARVVANARVLAETLVSRGFDIVAGGTDTHLMLVDMRAKGLTGVVAEAALENARMTCNKNGVPFDPEKPTVTSGIRLGTPAGTTRGFGEAEFREIGNLIADVLDGVAANPDDNSAAEAKAAEAVGRLCRDFPIYSNI; encoded by the coding sequence ATGCCCGACGCCGATACCCCGAAATACGCCGATCCGTCCCTCAACCGCTTCTTCGAAGCGCCGTTGTCCGAGACCGACCCCGAGCTTTACGCCGCCGAACGCGCCGAACTGAAGCGCCAGCAGGACAAGATCGAGCTGATCGCCTCGGAAAACATCGTGTCCCGCGCGGTCATGGAAGCCCAGGGCGGCGTCATGACCAACAAGTACGCCGAGGGCTATCCCGGGCGGCGTTACTACGGCGGCTGCGAATTCGTCGACGTCGCGGAAACGCTCGCCATCGAGCGGGCCAAGAAGTTGTTCGGCTGCGGCTTCGCCAACGTGCAGCCCCATTCCGGCGCGCAGGCCAACGGCGCCGTCATGCTGGCCCTGGTCAAGCCGGGCGAGACCATCATGGGCATGTCGCTGGCCGCCGGCGGGCACCTGACCCACGGCGCGCCGCCCGCCATGTCGGGCAAGTGGTTCGACGCCGTGCAGTACGGCGTGCGCAAGCAGGACGCCCGCGTCGACTTCGACGAGGTCGAGGAACTGGCCATGGAACACAAGCCCAAGGTCATCATCGCGGGCGGCTCGGCCTATCCCCGCACCCTGGATTTCCCCAAGTTCCGCGAGATCTGCGACAAGGTCGGCGCCCTTTTGATGGTCGACATGGCCCATTTCGCGGGCCTGGTCGCCGCCGGCGTGCATCCGAGCCCGTTTCCCCATGCGGACATCGCCACCACGACGACCCACAAGACGCTGCGCGGGCCGCGCGGCGGCATGATCCTGACCAACGACGAGGCGATCGCCAAGAAGATCAATTCAGCCGTGTTCCCGGGCCTTCAGGGCGGGCCGCTGATGCATGTCATCGCCGCCAAGGCGGTTGCCTTCGGCGAGGCCCTGCGCCCCGAATTCAAGGACTATTCGGCGCGCGTCGTCGCCAATGCGCGGGTACTGGCGGAAACGCTGGTTTCGCGCGGCTTCGACATCGTGGCCGGCGGCACGGACACGCATCTGATGTTGGTCGACATGCGCGCCAAGGGACTGACCGGGGTCGTGGCCGAGGCCGCCCTGGAAAATGCCCGCATGACCTGTAACAAGAACGGCGTGCCGTTCGATCCGGAAAAGCCGACGGTGACCTCGGGCATCCGGCTCGGCACACCGGCGGGCACCACGCGCGGCTTCGGCGAGGCTGAATTCCGCGAAATCGGCAACCTGATCGCCGACGTGCTGGACGGCGTCGCCGCCAATCCGGACGACAACTCGGCGGCGGAAGCCAAGGCGGCCGAAGCCGTGGGCCGGCTGTGCCGGGATTTTCCGATCTATTCGAACATCTAG
- the rpiB gene encoding ribose 5-phosphate isomerase B produces MSTKPIAIACDHAGFALKTDLLKQLADMGHEVLDLGTNSEDSVDYPDFGFAMARAIRDGKADLGVLVCGSGIGISMAANRYPEVRAALIHDALGARMCRQHNDANVICFGGRMIGAETAKDCLKIFLETDFEGGRHGRRVDKLSTPA; encoded by the coding sequence GTGAGCACCAAACCCATCGCCATCGCCTGCGATCACGCCGGCTTCGCCCTGAAAACCGACCTGCTGAAGCAGCTCGCCGACATGGGCCACGAGGTCCTGGACCTCGGCACCAATTCCGAGGACTCGGTCGATTATCCCGATTTCGGCTTCGCCATGGCCCGGGCCATCCGCGACGGCAAGGCCGACTTAGGCGTTCTGGTCTGCGGCTCCGGCATCGGCATCTCCATGGCCGCCAACCGCTATCCGGAAGTCCGCGCCGCGCTGATTCACGACGCGCTGGGTGCCCGCATGTGCCGCCAGCACAACGACGCCAACGTGATCTGTTTCGGCGGCCGCATGATCGGCGCCGAAACGGCCAAGGATTGCCTCAAGATATTCCTGGAAACCGACTTCGAAGGCGGCCGCCACGGCCGCCGCGTGGACAAGCTGTCCACGCCGGCCTGA
- a CDS encoding methylmalonyl-CoA mutase family protein, whose product MPDDRLPAAGSKQTPGAASKGPLHPVRFVTAAALFDGHDAAINIMRRILQAQGAEVIHLGHNRAVDEVVTAAIQEDAHGIAVSSYQGGHVEYFKYMIDLLRQRGRPDIAVFGGGGGVIVADEVRDLEAYGVTRVYSPEDGRRLGLQGMIADMIQTARRDLSADLPKDLSGLKAGDAADLARVVTAIEDGRLPKGLLNDIHAAAEARDTVPVLGITGTGGAGKSSLTDEIVRRFRFGSGEPRIAVVAIDPTRRKTGGALLGDRIRMNANNAPNVFFRSLATRDAKTEVPPALADIIAAVKASGADIVIIETPGIGQGDAGIVPFCDVSLYVMTPEFGAASQLEKIDMLDFADVIVINKMDRKGAMDALRDVRKQVQRNREAFAAKPDDMPVFGAIASRFNDTGVTAVYQELLSQFAAKGFPELPHLLPAVDSKASEPGQAIVPPDRQRYLAEIAQEVRGYLSHAEDQARIARARQQARETARMLEENGKNISDIRELADSKSKELSAEAHALLDAWPETRAAYSGDEMAVTVRDREIRNALTRTTLSGNTIRRVSLPKYEDHGELLRWLMRENLPGYFPYTAGVFPFKRTEEDPTRMFAGEGDPKRTNARFKYLSKESEAKRLSTAFDSVTLYGFDPDERPDIYGKVGNSGVSIATLHDMAELYDGFDLCAPTTSVSMTINGPAPTILAMFLNTAINQQLAKFEADKGRVPDETEAAEIRAWTLANVRGTVQADILKEDQGQNTCIFSTEFALRMMADIQAYFVEHKVRNFYSVSISGYHIAEAGANPISQLAFTLANGFTFVEAYLARGMKIDDFAPNLSFFFSNGMDPEYTVMGRVARRIWAVAMRERYGANDRSQKLKYHIQTSGRSLHAQEMDFNDIRTTLQALIAVYDNCNSLHTNAFDEAFTTPTEDSLRRAIAIQMVINKEWGLAKNENPNQGAFVIDELTDLVEEAVLREFERISERGGVLGAMETGYQRGKIQEESLHYETLKHDGSLPIVGVNTFLNPNPDAGLAEPPLQRSSEEEKQNQIKRLRAFHDARREDAQAALADLKAAAASDGNLFAALMEAVKSCSLGQITDALFDAGGQYRRNM is encoded by the coding sequence GTGCCGGACGACAGACTTCCCGCCGCCGGGTCGAAACAGACCCCGGGCGCCGCCAGCAAGGGGCCGCTGCACCCGGTGCGGTTCGTCACCGCCGCCGCCCTGTTCGACGGCCATGACGCCGCCATCAACATCATGCGCCGCATCCTGCAAGCGCAGGGGGCCGAGGTCATTCACCTGGGCCACAACCGCGCCGTCGACGAAGTGGTGACCGCCGCCATCCAGGAAGACGCCCACGGCATTGCCGTCTCAAGCTATCAGGGCGGTCATGTGGAATACTTCAAGTACATGATCGACCTGCTGCGCCAGCGCGGCCGCCCCGACATCGCCGTGTTCGGCGGCGGCGGCGGCGTCATCGTCGCCGATGAGGTCCGCGATCTGGAAGCCTATGGCGTGACCCGCGTGTATTCGCCCGAGGACGGCCGGCGTCTGGGCTTGCAGGGCATGATCGCCGACATGATCCAGACGGCGCGGCGCGACCTGTCCGCCGACCTGCCCAAGGACCTGAGCGGCCTCAAGGCCGGCGACGCGGCCGATCTGGCGCGCGTCGTCACGGCGATCGAGGACGGCCGCCTGCCCAAGGGCCTGCTGAACGACATTCACGCCGCCGCCGAGGCCCGCGATACCGTTCCGGTACTGGGCATCACGGGCACGGGTGGGGCGGGCAAATCGTCGCTGACGGACGAAATCGTGCGGCGTTTCCGCTTTGGCTCGGGCGAACCGCGCATCGCCGTCGTCGCCATCGACCCGACCCGGCGCAAGACCGGCGGGGCGCTGCTGGGCGACCGCATCCGCATGAACGCCAACAACGCGCCCAACGTGTTCTTCCGCTCCCTGGCCACGCGCGACGCCAAGACCGAGGTCCCGCCGGCGCTCGCCGACATCATCGCCGCCGTGAAGGCGTCCGGCGCCGACATCGTCATCATCGAAACGCCGGGGATCGGGCAGGGGGACGCGGGCATCGTGCCGTTCTGCGACGTCTCGCTCTACGTCATGACGCCCGAGTTCGGCGCCGCCAGCCAGCTTGAGAAGATCGACATGCTGGATTTCGCCGACGTCATCGTGATCAACAAAATGGACCGCAAGGGGGCCATGGACGCGCTGCGCGACGTGCGCAAGCAGGTTCAGCGCAACCGCGAGGCCTTCGCCGCAAAGCCCGACGACATGCCCGTGTTCGGCGCGATTGCCTCCAGATTCAACGACACCGGCGTAACGGCGGTCTATCAGGAACTGTTGAGCCAATTCGCGGCCAAGGGCTTTCCGGAGTTGCCGCACCTGCTGCCGGCGGTGGACAGCAAGGCGTCGGAGCCGGGCCAAGCCATCGTGCCGCCGGACCGCCAACGCTATCTGGCCGAAATCGCCCAGGAAGTTCGCGGCTACCTGTCCCATGCCGAGGATCAGGCGCGCATCGCCCGGGCCCGCCAGCAGGCCCGGGAAACGGCCCGCATGCTGGAGGAAAACGGCAAAAATATCAGTGATATACGCGAGCTGGCTGACTCAAAATCCAAGGAACTGAGCGCCGAGGCCCATGCCCTTTTGGACGCCTGGCCGGAAACCCGCGCCGCCTATTCCGGCGACGAGATGGCGGTCACCGTGCGCGACCGGGAAATCCGCAACGCGCTGACCCGCACGACGCTCTCCGGCAACACGATCCGCCGCGTCAGCCTGCCGAAATATGAAGATCACGGCGAACTGCTTAGATGGCTGATGCGGGAGAATTTGCCGGGTTATTTTCCCTACACGGCCGGCGTGTTCCCCTTCAAGCGGACCGAGGAAGATCCGACCCGCATGTTCGCGGGCGAGGGCGACCCCAAGCGCACCAACGCCCGGTTCAAGTACCTGTCCAAGGAATCCGAGGCCAAGCGCCTGTCGACGGCCTTCGATTCCGTGACGCTCTACGGGTTCGATCCGGACGAACGCCCGGACATCTACGGCAAGGTGGGCAATTCCGGCGTTTCCATCGCGACGCTGCACGACATGGCCGAACTTTACGACGGCTTCGACCTCTGCGCGCCCACGACCTCCGTTTCCATGACCATCAACGGCCCGGCGCCGACCATCCTGGCCATGTTCCTCAACACGGCGATCAACCAGCAACTGGCCAAGTTCGAAGCCGACAAGGGCCGGGTTCCCGACGAAACCGAGGCGGCGGAGATTCGCGCCTGGACGCTCGCCAACGTGCGCGGCACGGTGCAGGCGGACATCCTCAAGGAAGACCAGGGCCAGAACACCTGCATCTTCTCGACCGAATTCGCGCTGCGCATGATGGCCGATATCCAGGCCTATTTCGTCGAACACAAGGTGCGGAACTTCTATTCCGTGTCGATTTCCGGCTATCACATCGCCGAGGCGGGGGCGAACCCGATCTCGCAGCTGGCCTTCACGCTCGCCAATGGCTTCACCTTCGTCGAGGCCTACCTCGCGCGCGGCATGAAGATCGACGATTTCGCGCCCAACCTGTCGTTCTTTTTCTCCAACGGCATGGACCCGGAATACACGGTCATGGGCCGGGTCGCGCGGCGCATCTGGGCGGTCGCGATGCGGGAACGCTATGGCGCCAACGACCGCTCGCAGAAGCTCAAATACCATATCCAGACCTCGGGGCGCTCGCTGCACGCCCAGGAAATGGATTTCAACGACATCCGCACCACCTTGCAGGCGCTGATCGCCGTCTACGACAACTGCAATTCACTGCACACCAACGCCTTCGACGAGGCCTTCACCACCCCGACCGAGGACAGTCTGCGCCGGGCCATCGCCATCCAGATGGTGATCAACAAGGAATGGGGCCTGGCGAAGAACGAGAATCCCAACCAGGGCGCCTTCGTCATCGACGAGCTGACCGACCTGGTGGAAGAGGCGGTGCTGCGGGAGTTCGAGCGCATTTCCGAGCGCGGCGGGGTGCTCGGCGCCATGGAAACGGGTTACCAGCGCGGCAAGATCCAAGAGGAATCCCTACACTACGAAACCCTGAAGCACGACGGCAGTCTGCCCATCGTCGGCGTCAACACCTTCCTCAACCCTAATCCGGACGCGGGCTTGGCCGAACCGCCGTTGCAGCGATCCTCGGAAGAAGAAAAACAGAATCAAATCAAAAGGCTGCGGGCGTTTCACGATGCACGGCGCGAGGACGCCCAGGCGGCGCTCGCCGACCTGAAGGCCGCCGCCGCGTCGGACGGCAACCTGTTTGCCGCCTTGATGGAAGCCGTGAAATCGTGTTCCCTGGGCCAGATAACGGACGCGTTGTTCGACGCGGGCGGACAGTACCGCCGAAACATGTAG